One Alicyclobacillus vulcanalis genomic region harbors:
- a CDS encoding APC family permease gives MSRSAARFHTDVYCELRATFLTYEQQAGRTQMTALKKGEITTLEAMAISVAIMAPTAAMALNGALVASIAGTAVPLTFFLAMIVIGMVSYSFIRFNRFVSSSGSVYAFTAMSLGPRAGFLSGWALLFAYLVFTAASSAEVGAFLQSFFAIIRLNVGWLIPAVVTLLLLLLLAFFDVRLGARVMLVFEGISIMLILILSIAILLRGGASHHLSLLPFTLKHTSLSSVAFASVFAFLSFAGFEGASSLGEETRDATKAIPLAIGAAIFLTGGFYILSTYTQTIGFGLNPSGVRTFAQSSAPLGLLAEQYISRTFAAVLMLGATLSAFSSALGTATTASRLLYSLGKSRLLLGTFGTTHPRYGSPYIALSAVGVMGLLQLILLRQLPGITVFGDLGSLGVLSLLLAYISTNTGYIFFARRKKDGIAALVLPLISILALVYTLYANVYPIPAYPSNLFPYIVVMWIGLGVLVLLFEKNTVQKVETWLKDEYGFSKDSLE, from the coding sequence ATGAGCCGTAGCGCAGCGCGCTTTCATACCGATGTCTACTGCGAGTTGCGAGCGACCTTCTTGACTTATGAACAGCAGGCAGGGAGGACGCAAATGACGGCACTAAAGAAAGGCGAAATTACGACGCTCGAAGCCATGGCTATTTCAGTAGCCATCATGGCTCCGACCGCAGCCATGGCTCTTAACGGTGCTTTGGTCGCTAGTATTGCTGGCACAGCGGTTCCACTCACATTCTTCTTGGCCATGATTGTTATCGGTATGGTGTCCTACTCGTTTATTCGATTTAACCGATTCGTCTCCAGCAGCGGGTCGGTCTATGCTTTCACAGCTATGTCATTGGGGCCTCGTGCCGGCTTTCTCTCAGGGTGGGCGCTGCTCTTCGCCTATTTGGTCTTTACGGCTGCATCTAGCGCAGAAGTCGGCGCTTTTTTGCAGTCATTCTTCGCAATTATCCGTCTAAATGTGGGCTGGCTCATACCTGCCGTTGTGACGCTGCTTTTGCTTTTGTTGCTTGCATTTTTCGACGTTCGACTTGGAGCGCGTGTCATGTTGGTTTTTGAAGGTATTTCTATTATGCTCATTCTCATTCTCAGCATAGCAATTCTATTGCGGGGAGGCGCGAGTCACCACTTAAGCCTACTTCCTTTCACATTGAAGCACACTTCGTTGTCATCGGTAGCCTTTGCATCGGTTTTCGCATTTCTGTCTTTTGCTGGATTTGAAGGTGCATCAAGTCTTGGAGAAGAGACTCGGGACGCGACGAAGGCTATCCCGTTAGCAATTGGGGCCGCCATTTTTCTCACGGGTGGTTTTTATATTCTTTCGACTTACACCCAAACAATTGGGTTTGGATTGAATCCTAGTGGTGTGCGCACTTTCGCACAGTCGTCAGCCCCCCTAGGCTTGCTCGCAGAACAGTATATCTCGCGCACATTTGCAGCAGTCCTTATGCTAGGTGCGACTCTGTCGGCATTTTCGTCCGCGCTCGGTACAGCCACTACCGCTTCACGCTTGTTGTATTCATTGGGCAAAAGTAGACTCTTGTTAGGCACCTTTGGTACCACACATCCTCGGTATGGTTCTCCATATATTGCTCTTTCCGCTGTCGGGGTGATGGGGCTTCTCCAACTTATTCTGTTAAGACAATTGCCAGGTATCACGGTCTTTGGTGATTTAGGATCTCTAGGAGTTCTGTCTTTGCTACTGGCGTATATATCCACGAATACAGGATATATCTTCTTTGCTCGTAGGAAAAAGGATGGAATTGCAGCGCTCGTACTTCCACTCATATCTATCCTTGCGCTCGTGTACACGCTCTATGCGAACGTCTATCCAATCCCAGCGTACCCATCTAACTTGTTCCCGTATATTGTTGTGATGTGGATAGGATTAGGAGTGCTTGTTCTCCTGTTTGAAAAAAACACAGTACAGAAGGTGGAAACGTGGCTGAAAGATGAATACGGCTTCTCAAAAGATTCATTGGAGTAA
- a CDS encoding proline iminopeptidase-family hydrolase yields the protein MASVQYIHVQGRKVAYWVFGEHAKGIPIVCLHGGPGMPHDYLEPLAELSDERPVIFYDQLACGLSDHVPDVSVLDVSWFTSELELVRQALGLEQFHLFGHSWGGWLALQYTLDFQPTLASLTICSSPASARDFVLGCAELRAQLPPDIDGVLRAYEELQDYRHPIYQKAVQEFYFRHFCRLRPWPDVVSRSLEKMSVEVYMHMWGPAEFGPVDGVLKDWSVETRVREIQVPALVVCGRYDEARPSYMSRLASGLSGPVEFHVFENSSHLAFWEDKDNFLRVLRSFLRQWDP from the coding sequence ATGGCTTCAGTCCAATACATTCACGTTCAAGGCCGAAAAGTTGCATATTGGGTCTTTGGAGAACACGCTAAGGGCATTCCAATTGTATGTTTACATGGCGGTCCAGGCATGCCACACGACTATCTGGAACCACTGGCGGAACTATCTGACGAACGGCCCGTAATTTTTTATGATCAGCTTGCCTGCGGTCTATCCGACCATGTTCCTGATGTTTCCGTACTTGATGTCTCGTGGTTTACAAGTGAGCTTGAACTTGTTCGACAAGCTTTAGGTCTAGAGCAGTTTCATCTTTTTGGGCATTCGTGGGGTGGGTGGTTGGCCCTCCAATATACGCTGGATTTTCAACCAACACTGGCCTCTTTAACGATTTGCAGCTCACCTGCCAGTGCTCGCGATTTTGTCTTAGGTTGCGCAGAGCTACGCGCACAACTTCCTCCGGATATCGACGGAGTCCTTCGCGCATATGAAGAGCTACAAGATTATCGTCACCCGATTTATCAAAAGGCGGTACAGGAGTTCTATTTTCGCCACTTCTGCAGATTACGTCCATGGCCTGACGTTGTAAGTCGGTCTTTGGAGAAGATGAGCGTTGAAGTGTACATGCACATGTGGGGACCCGCAGAATTTGGCCCCGTGGATGGTGTTTTGAAGGATTGGTCGGTAGAAACGCGCGTACGCGAGATTCAGGTTCCGGCCCTCGTCGTTTGTGGCAGGTACGATGAGGCAAGGCCCTCATATATGTCGAGGTTGGCGTCAGGACTTTCCGGACCCGTGGAGTTTCATGTGTTCGAGAATAGTTCACATTTAGCCTTTTGGGAGGATAAAGACAATTTTTTGCGTGTATTACGCTCTTTCCTAAGGCAGTGGGATCCGTGA
- a CDS encoding RpnC/YadD family protein, producing MKALTRSLSGGALDVLGVHGVELEEPLSTELPVNTLRVDRVWKMKNQDLFHLEFQTKRESTLHRFLEYDARLANEHRARIRTVVLYHANVANAPSDLDIGAAYYRVENVFLRNLDGDQALADVANHLRHGTWEPSDRIRLGLALNMRLVDQNRAFDRVRELIPQVPDEAERDLVVSAILVLGDQGLTEEQRAVLRKELRRVSKLAEELYEEGRMEGRVEERVQIAFNLLRKGLSLEDIADTTKLSKQEIEDLARKLTN from the coding sequence ATGAAGGCGCTCACCCGTTCCCTATCAGGGGGTGCCCTAGATGTGTTGGGTGTGCATGGAGTGGAGCTTGAAGAGCCGCTGTCGACGGAACTCCCGGTGAATACACTGCGCGTGGACCGCGTGTGGAAAATGAAGAACCAAGACTTATTTCATCTTGAATTTCAAACCAAACGTGAATCGACGTTGCACCGCTTTTTGGAGTATGACGCTCGCCTGGCCAATGAACACCGGGCGCGGATTCGCACAGTTGTGCTCTACCACGCAAACGTCGCGAACGCGCCCTCAGATCTTGACATCGGAGCGGCGTATTACCGCGTTGAAAACGTGTTTTTGCGAAATCTTGATGGTGACCAAGCACTGGCCGACGTTGCGAACCACCTCCGTCACGGCACATGGGAACCGAGCGATCGTATCCGATTGGGCCTCGCGCTCAACATGCGATTGGTGGATCAGAACCGAGCTTTCGATCGCGTCCGCGAACTGATTCCGCAAGTACCGGACGAGGCGGAACGTGATCTGGTTGTAAGTGCCATTCTTGTGCTTGGTGATCAAGGCCTCACGGAGGAACAACGGGCTGTCCTTCGAAAGGAGCTGAGACGCGTGTCCAAGTTGGCTGAAGAGCTTTACGAAGAAGGGCGCATGGAGGGACGCGTGGAAGAACGCGTGCAAATCGCGTTCAATCTCTTGCGCAAGGGATTGTCACTCGAAGATATCGCGGATACCACGAAGCTATCCAAGCAGGAAATAGAGGATCTCGCTCGCAAACTTACGAATTGA